One genomic segment of Paraburkholderia caffeinilytica includes these proteins:
- a CDS encoding RNA-binding S4 domain-containing protein, which translates to MPNLDFTLTGDYVELHNLLKITGLADSGGSAKMMVADGAVTVDGRVETRKTCKIRAGQVVLLGDTRIAVHEA; encoded by the coding sequence ATGCCCAACCTCGATTTCACGCTGACCGGCGACTACGTCGAACTGCACAATCTTCTGAAGATAACGGGACTCGCCGACAGCGGCGGGTCGGCAAAAATGATGGTCGCGGACGGTGCGGTGACCGTCGACGGCCGGGTCGAAACGCGTAAGACCTGCAAAATCCGCGCGGGCCAGGTCGTGCTGCTTGGCGATACGCGCATCGCTGTGCACGAGGCCTGA
- a CDS encoding MATE family efflux transporter: protein MTQSGFTRVAARPPTLTRHAADTARLAAPLAIAQLSQMAMGVTDTILLGSLGPDALAAGGLGANLFFVVVTLLQGVLTSVSVSVSHARGAQDEGRVPHIYWTGLVLSVLLSVPAFFLLSFATPILLAFGEPALLAHNVGEYAAVLRWGSLGSLIGVGLMRSFLPAIGAAKRLLWVSLVSVFVNGFLNYGLIHGVYGLPRLGFLGSAAATSITVWLSALVLMALLHLRPRYKHFVVATRPNVPLMGELFGIGWPVAITYGVESTLFLATGLMVGLLGESQLAAHQIALNVASVAFMVPLAIGQAANVRVGYWSGAGQPLAARHAGFVALALGVSFMTLSGIVLIAAPHWIVGLYLHLDDPANSATVTLASSLLGVAAIFQIVDGMQTVGSGCLRGLKDTRVPMIAATFGYWVIGFPTGYVLAFHFGLGARGLWWGLAAGLASVALLMTLRFHKLSLRRVPVTPGAPPAPLV, encoded by the coding sequence ATGACTCAATCCGGCTTCACCCGGGTGGCCGCCCGGCCGCCGACCCTGACCCGCCACGCCGCCGACACCGCCCGGCTCGCCGCGCCGCTCGCCATCGCGCAACTGTCGCAAATGGCGATGGGCGTCACCGACACGATCCTGCTCGGCTCGCTCGGCCCCGACGCGCTCGCCGCCGGCGGCCTCGGCGCCAACCTGTTCTTCGTCGTGGTCACGCTGCTGCAGGGCGTGCTCACCTCCGTCAGCGTAAGCGTGTCGCACGCGCGCGGCGCGCAGGACGAAGGCCGCGTGCCGCATATCTACTGGACCGGTCTCGTGTTGTCGGTGCTGCTGTCGGTACCCGCGTTCTTCCTGCTGTCGTTCGCCACGCCGATCCTGCTGGCCTTCGGCGAACCCGCGCTGCTCGCGCACAACGTCGGCGAATACGCGGCGGTGCTGCGCTGGGGCTCGCTCGGCAGCCTGATCGGCGTCGGCCTGATGCGCTCGTTCCTGCCGGCCATCGGCGCGGCCAAGCGGCTCCTGTGGGTGTCGCTCGTCAGCGTGTTCGTCAACGGTTTTCTCAACTACGGGCTGATTCACGGCGTCTATGGACTGCCTCGCCTGGGCTTTCTCGGGTCGGCGGCGGCCACCTCGATCACCGTCTGGCTGAGCGCGCTCGTCCTGATGGCTTTGCTGCATCTGCGGCCGCGCTATAAACACTTCGTCGTCGCGACGCGGCCGAACGTGCCGTTGATGGGCGAATTGTTCGGCATCGGCTGGCCGGTCGCGATCACCTACGGCGTCGAATCGACGCTGTTCCTCGCCACCGGCCTGATGGTCGGCCTGCTCGGCGAATCGCAACTGGCCGCGCATCAGATCGCCTTGAACGTCGCCTCGGTGGCCTTCATGGTGCCGCTCGCGATCGGCCAGGCAGCCAATGTGCGGGTCGGCTACTGGTCCGGCGCCGGCCAGCCGCTCGCGGCGCGCCATGCCGGTTTCGTCGCGCTCGCGCTCGGCGTCAGCTTCATGACGCTGTCGGGCATCGTGCTGATCGCCGCGCCGCACTGGATCGTCGGCTTGTATCTGCATCTCGACGATCCGGCTAACAGCGCCACGGTGACGTTGGCGAGTTCGCTGCTCGGCGTGGCCGCGATCTTCCAGATCGTGGACGGCATGCAGACGGTTGGCTCAGGCTGCCTGCGCGGCCTGAAGGACACGCGCGTGCCGATGATCGCTGCGACGTTCGGATACTGGGTCATCGGATTTCCGACCGGTTACGTGCTGGCATTTCACTTCGGGCTGGGCGCTCGCGGTTTGTGGTGGGGACTCGCGGCCGGCCTCGCGAGCGTCGCGCTGCTGATGACGCTGCGCTTTCACAAACTGAGCCTGCGGCGCGTGCCGGTCACGCCCGGCGCGCCGCCTGCCCCGTTGGTCTGA
- a CDS encoding phospholipase D family protein yields MLFCATAFLTACATRPPATAFDRPVTHALPVTETTPLHTALAPLEAAHPNESGFRVLSSGTDALQMRIALARAATKTLDMQYYIANEDTTGKLLLGAALYAADHGVKVRMLVDDLNFKDIDRTMAGLNSHDNIDIRVFNPFGSAQEGMFERTTNLFTQIGHFTRRMHNKSMIADNQLAIVGGRNLGDEYFSASETLQFRDLDVLAAGPITADVSASFDDYWNSSIAYPLRVLNKQKFEAKELDQTRDELRRHWRTNADPYNAKPLNATPLASQIAQDQLGLTWAPAEFKADLPEKIEHPSPNYVSPPMQRLAELMHDAQKDFLIISPYFVLHEAGVKAAGELTHRGVRIAVLTNSLAATDAVAVQAGYSPFRVPLLQQGVELYEFKPQQDTPRTDLNGSRSRASLHAKTYVIDHKILVVGSMNLDPRSANLNTEQTLVIHSPPLAEQVAQMFAHAIAPEASYRVTLADAAQLAYLRSIGAPLSPLVWTDVEDGARRTYIFDPQAGFYRNALTGLFSLLPVNAEL; encoded by the coding sequence CTGCTGTTCTGCGCAACGGCATTTCTGACCGCTTGCGCGACCAGGCCGCCCGCCACCGCGTTCGACCGTCCGGTCACCCACGCACTGCCTGTCACCGAAACAACGCCGCTTCACACGGCGCTCGCACCGCTCGAAGCCGCGCATCCGAACGAGTCCGGCTTCCGGGTACTGTCGAGCGGCACCGACGCCTTGCAGATGCGCATCGCGCTCGCCCGCGCGGCGACGAAAACCCTCGATATGCAGTACTACATCGCCAACGAGGACACCACCGGCAAGCTGCTGCTCGGCGCGGCGCTTTACGCAGCCGACCACGGTGTGAAAGTGCGCATGCTGGTCGACGATCTGAACTTCAAGGACATCGACCGTACGATGGCGGGTCTGAACTCGCACGACAACATCGATATCCGCGTTTTCAATCCGTTCGGCAGCGCGCAGGAAGGCATGTTCGAACGCACTACGAACCTGTTCACGCAGATCGGCCATTTCACGCGCCGCATGCACAACAAGTCGATGATCGCCGACAACCAGTTGGCCATCGTCGGCGGCCGCAACCTCGGCGACGAGTATTTCAGCGCCAGCGAAACGCTGCAGTTCCGCGACCTCGACGTGCTGGCCGCCGGACCGATTACCGCCGACGTCTCCGCCAGTTTCGACGACTACTGGAACAGCAGCATTGCCTACCCGTTGCGAGTTCTGAACAAACAGAAGTTCGAGGCGAAAGAACTCGACCAGACCCGCGACGAGTTACGCCGGCACTGGCGCACCAACGCCGATCCGTACAACGCGAAGCCGCTGAACGCTACGCCGCTCGCCTCGCAGATTGCCCAGGACCAGCTCGGCCTGACGTGGGCGCCGGCCGAATTCAAGGCAGACCTGCCGGAGAAAATCGAACATCCTTCGCCGAACTACGTTAGCCCTCCGATGCAGCGATTGGCCGAACTGATGCACGACGCGCAGAAAGATTTCCTGATCATTTCGCCCTACTTCGTCCTGCACGAGGCCGGCGTCAAAGCAGCCGGCGAACTGACGCATCGTGGCGTCCGCATTGCCGTGCTGACCAACTCTCTCGCCGCGACCGACGCGGTGGCGGTGCAAGCCGGCTATAGCCCCTTCCGCGTGCCGCTGTTGCAGCAGGGCGTGGAACTCTATGAATTCAAACCGCAGCAGGACACACCGCGCACCGATCTCAACGGTTCGCGCTCGCGAGCCAGCCTGCACGCAAAAACCTATGTCATCGATCATAAGATTCTGGTGGTCGGCTCGATGAATCTCGATCCGCGCTCGGCCAATCTGAACACCGAGCAGACGCTGGTCATCCATAGTCCGCCGCTCGCCGAACAGGTCGCGCAGATGTTCGCACACGCCATCGCACCCGAAGCAAGCTATCGCGTCACGCTCGCTGACGCAGCGCAACTCGCCTATCTGCGCTCGATCGGCGCGCCCCTCTCGCCGCTCGTCTGGACCGACGTCGAAGATGGCGCGCGCCGCACCTATATCTTCGACCCACAAGCCGGTTTTTACCGGAACGCGCTAACGGGTCTATTCTCCTTATTGCCTGTCAACGCAGAACTTTGA
- the fumC gene encoding class II fumarate hydratase, whose translation MTEDVRMERDTFGEIAVPNARLWGAQTQRSLQNFRISSEKQSPELITALAVIKRAAAEVNQGLGVLDESKAMAIMQAADEIIDGKHPDEFPLAVWQTGSGTQTNMNLNEVIANRASELLGGERGEARKVHPNDDVNRGQSSNDVFPTAMHVAAAYAIVKHLLPALKTLRATLDGKAKAFAGVVKIGRTHLQDATPLTLGQEFSGYVAQLDQGIRHVESALPHLYELAQGGTAVGTGLNAHPQFADKVAAAIGQLTGLPFVSAPNKFEVMAAADALVFAHGALKTVAASMNKIANDIRWLASGPRCGLGELSIPENEPGSSIMPGKVNPTQSEALTMLCAQVFGNDVAVNIGGASGNFELNVFRPMIAHNVLQSVRLLADGAHSFNDNCAVGIEPNRERIDTLLNESLMLVTALNPHIGYDKAAQIAKKAHKEGTTLKASALALGYVTEQQFDEWVQPKDMVGHSAG comes from the coding sequence ATGACCGAAGACGTACGAATGGAGCGTGACACATTCGGTGAAATCGCCGTGCCGAACGCTCGTCTATGGGGCGCGCAGACCCAGCGCTCGCTGCAGAATTTCCGCATTTCGTCCGAAAAGCAATCGCCCGAACTGATCACCGCGCTGGCCGTCATCAAGCGCGCCGCCGCCGAGGTCAACCAGGGTCTGGGCGTGCTCGACGAGAGCAAGGCGATGGCAATCATGCAGGCGGCCGACGAGATCATCGACGGCAAGCACCCGGACGAGTTTCCACTCGCGGTCTGGCAAACCGGCTCCGGCACGCAGACCAACATGAACCTCAACGAAGTGATCGCGAATCGGGCAAGCGAGCTGCTCGGCGGCGAGCGCGGCGAAGCGCGCAAGGTGCATCCGAACGACGACGTCAATCGCGGCCAGTCGTCGAACGACGTGTTTCCGACGGCGATGCACGTGGCCGCCGCCTATGCGATCGTCAAGCATCTGCTGCCCGCGCTGAAGACACTGCGCGCGACGCTCGACGGCAAGGCGAAAGCCTTCGCCGGCGTCGTCAAGATTGGCCGCACGCATCTGCAGGACGCCACGCCGCTGACGCTCGGCCAGGAGTTCTCCGGCTACGTCGCGCAGCTCGATCAAGGCATCCGTCATGTGGAATCGGCGTTGCCGCATCTGTATGAACTCGCGCAGGGCGGCACGGCGGTCGGCACGGGGTTGAACGCGCATCCGCAATTCGCGGACAAGGTGGCGGCCGCGATCGGCCAGCTGACCGGCTTGCCGTTCGTCTCGGCGCCGAACAAATTCGAAGTGATGGCCGCGGCCGATGCGCTGGTGTTCGCGCACGGCGCGTTGAAGACGGTGGCGGCGAGCATGAACAAGATTGCCAACGACATCCGCTGGCTCGCGAGCGGTCCGCGCTGCGGTCTCGGCGAACTGTCGATTCCGGAAAACGAACCGGGCAGCTCGATCATGCCGGGCAAGGTCAATCCGACCCAATCCGAAGCGTTGACGATGCTGTGCGCACAAGTATTCGGCAACGACGTCGCGGTGAATATCGGCGGCGCGAGCGGCAACTTCGAGTTGAACGTGTTCCGGCCGATGATCGCGCACAACGTGCTGCAATCGGTCCGCCTGCTCGCCGACGGCGCGCACAGTTTCAACGACAACTGCGCGGTGGGCATCGAGCCGAATCGCGAGCGCATCGATACGCTGCTCAACGAATCGCTGATGCTGGTGACGGCGCTCAATCCGCACATCGGCTACGACAAGGCTGCGCAGATTGCGAAAAAAGCCCACAAGGAAGGCACGACGCTGAAGGCGTCAGCGCTCGCGCTCGGCTATGTCACCGAGCAGCAGTTCGACGAATGGGTGCAGCCGAAGGATATGGTCGGGCATTCGGCGGGGTGA
- a CDS encoding acyl-CoA thioesterase: MSTPALAPLDRSETTFRFLAEPSSVNFGGKVHGGALMKWIDETAYACSAVWSGRYCVTVSVGNIRFRRPILVGNLVELRARVVATGRTSMHIHVSVQAGDPKGGELLQTTDCLVVMVAVNENGHPVPVPAFVPETDEQKRLAKYAMDVKDALDAIVELKPEEVAQGKV, translated from the coding sequence ATGAGCACCCCTGCCTTAGCGCCCCTGGACCGTTCCGAAACGACCTTCCGCTTTCTGGCCGAGCCCAGCTCGGTCAACTTCGGCGGTAAGGTGCATGGCGGCGCGTTGATGAAATGGATCGACGAAACCGCGTACGCGTGCTCGGCGGTATGGTCGGGGCGCTATTGCGTGACGGTCAGCGTCGGCAATATTCGCTTCCGCCGGCCGATTCTGGTCGGCAACCTGGTTGAATTACGTGCGCGGGTCGTGGCGACGGGCCGTACCAGCATGCACATCCATGTGTCGGTGCAGGCAGGCGATCCCAAAGGCGGCGAGCTGCTGCAAACCACGGACTGCCTGGTGGTGATGGTGGCCGTCAACGAGAACGGCCACCCGGTGCCCGTGCCCGCATTCGTGCCGGAAACGGACGAACAGAAGCGTCTCGCCAAGTACGCGATGGACGTAAAGGACGCGCTCGACGCGATTGTCGAACTGAAGCCGGAGGAAGTGGCGCAGGGGAAGGTTTAA
- a CDS encoding GlxA family transcriptional regulator, with protein MAARHIVFAVAPDLVLLDACGPLEAFWRAELTMAAAAGVGRANGPDGPSGSGGSGGSGGSGGSADSNGNAAEPVAYRTTVASIDGGVLQTFPGLPVVTQRLDSLDDQPIDTLIVPGVPIDEHCTLQPELVAWIKRRAPQARRICSVCTGAFYLAAAGLLDGRRATTHWRDAPHLARRFPNVQVDADPIFIRDAGHGGGDRAVWTSAGVTAGIDLALALIEEDVGHAVAMQAARRLVVFMKRPGGQSQFSAALAAQASAGGPFEALHSWMTAHLRDDLSVERLAERAQMSPRTFARRYVDEVGRTPAKTVSALRLEAAARVLAESRRPLKRIALDCGFGSEQNLRRAFVRRFGVLPLEYRERFESAVVPRRATVPSVAEAS; from the coding sequence ATGGCTGCACGTCATATCGTTTTCGCGGTCGCTCCTGATCTTGTGCTGCTGGATGCGTGCGGGCCGCTCGAGGCGTTCTGGCGCGCTGAGTTGACTATGGCGGCCGCGGCCGGTGTCGGCCGGGCCAACGGTCCGGACGGACCGAGCGGATCAGGCGGATCAGGCGGATCAGGCGGATCAGGCGGATCAGCCGACTCAAACGGCAACGCCGCCGAGCCTGTCGCCTATCGCACGACCGTCGCGTCGATCGACGGCGGCGTGTTGCAGACCTTCCCGGGTCTGCCGGTCGTCACGCAACGGCTGGATTCGCTCGACGATCAGCCGATCGACACGCTGATCGTCCCCGGCGTCCCGATCGACGAACACTGCACGTTGCAGCCGGAACTCGTCGCGTGGATCAAGCGTCGTGCGCCGCAGGCACGGCGCATATGCTCAGTTTGCACGGGCGCCTTCTATCTGGCGGCGGCAGGCCTGCTCGACGGCCGCCGCGCGACCACCCATTGGCGCGATGCGCCGCATCTCGCACGCCGTTTTCCCAACGTGCAGGTGGATGCCGATCCCATCTTCATCCGCGACGCGGGCCATGGTGGCGGAGACCGCGCCGTCTGGACATCCGCAGGTGTGACGGCGGGCATCGATCTGGCGCTGGCGCTGATCGAAGAAGATGTCGGCCACGCGGTCGCGATGCAGGCGGCGCGGCGATTGGTGGTGTTCATGAAGCGGCCCGGCGGCCAGTCGCAATTCAGCGCGGCACTGGCAGCGCAGGCTTCGGCGGGCGGGCCGTTCGAAGCGTTGCATAGCTGGATGACGGCCCATTTGCGCGACGACCTGTCGGTCGAGCGGCTGGCCGAGCGCGCACAGATGAGTCCGCGGACTTTCGCGCGTCGCTACGTCGACGAAGTTGGCCGCACGCCGGCTAAAACGGTGTCGGCACTGCGTCTGGAGGCGGCCGCGCGGGTGCTGGCGGAATCGCGTCGGCCGCTCAAGCGGATCGCGCTCGATTGTGGCTTCGGCAGCGAGCAGAACTTGCGGCGCGCCTTTGTGCGACGCTTCGGGGTATTGCCGCTGGAGTATCGGGAGCGCTTCGAGTCGGCGGTCGTGCCGCGGCGAGCGACGGTTCCTTCGGTTGCCGAGGCGAGCTAA
- a CDS encoding MFS transporter, whose translation MPPPTASSPVSSAASSAASSFAAAQPGAGHADPHGRRAARVLAVCQALYTSSVSIDLTLTGLVGYTLADDKALATLPFSLITVAAALTTIFASFLMARIGRRAGFVLGAGVGALGGAVSVWAIFHHSFWAFCAGTATVGVFQAFAQYYRLAAADAVGIEGKSRAISTVLTGGVVAAVCGPLLAAWSKDWLAPVAFAGSYALVTGFGLASIAMLALLYRDAAPFAGAAATHEPARPLGEIVRQPIFAAALANNALGYAVMMFVMTATPIAAVACGHTIGDGAAIIQWHLVGMFAPSLFSARLIRRFGVLPVIGAGIALSALCGVLALRSTDLPHFYAALACLGVGWNFMFVGGSTLLAQSYRPSERAKTQATSEFTTFAFSALGSLFAGQLLARFGWATINAAIFPLLGMAALATLAYAWSRKRQFAEGVS comes from the coding sequence ATGCCGCCACCCACTGCTTCTTCCCCCGTTTCCTCCGCTGCTTCCTCCGCTGCTTCCTCGTTTGCCGCCGCTCAACCCGGCGCCGGCCACGCCGATCCGCATGGCCGACGCGCCGCGCGCGTGCTGGCAGTCTGCCAGGCGCTCTATACCTCTTCCGTCTCGATCGATCTGACCCTGACCGGTCTGGTCGGCTACACGCTTGCCGACGACAAGGCGCTCGCGACACTGCCGTTTTCGCTGATTACCGTCGCCGCCGCACTCACCACCATCTTCGCGTCGTTCCTGATGGCGCGCATCGGCCGGCGCGCGGGCTTCGTGCTCGGCGCGGGCGTCGGCGCGCTGGGCGGGGCTGTCTCCGTATGGGCGATCTTTCATCACAGCTTCTGGGCGTTCTGCGCCGGCACGGCGACCGTCGGTGTGTTCCAGGCGTTCGCGCAGTACTACCGGCTGGCGGCTGCGGATGCTGTCGGAATCGAAGGCAAAAGCCGCGCGATTTCGACGGTGCTCACCGGCGGCGTGGTGGCGGCCGTTTGCGGTCCGCTTCTCGCCGCCTGGAGCAAGGACTGGCTCGCGCCGGTTGCGTTCGCCGGTTCCTATGCGCTTGTCACCGGTTTCGGGCTCGCGTCGATTGCCATGCTGGCGCTGCTCTATCGCGACGCCGCACCGTTCGCGGGCGCGGCCGCGACGCACGAACCGGCGCGGCCGCTCGGCGAAATCGTACGGCAGCCGATCTTTGCCGCGGCGCTCGCCAACAATGCGCTCGGCTACGCGGTGATGATGTTCGTGATGACCGCGACGCCGATTGCGGCGGTCGCATGCGGCCACACGATCGGCGACGGTGCGGCGATCATCCAATGGCACCTCGTCGGCATGTTCGCGCCGTCGCTGTTTTCCGCGCGGCTGATCAGGCGTTTCGGCGTGTTGCCGGTGATCGGCGCGGGGATCGCGCTGTCGGCGCTGTGCGGTGTGTTGGCGCTGCGCTCGACCGATCTGCCGCACTTCTACGCAGCGCTGGCATGTCTCGGCGTGGGGTGGAATTTCATGTTCGTCGGCGGATCGACGCTGCTCGCGCAATCGTACCGGCCCTCTGAGCGGGCCAAGACGCAGGCGACCAGCGAATTCACGACCTTTGCATTTTCCGCGCTGGGCTCGCTGTTCGCCGGGCAATTGCTGGCGCGCTTCGGTTGGGCGACGATCAATGCCGCGATTTTTCCGCTGCTCGGGATGGCGGCGTTGGCTACGCTCGCGTATGCGTGGTCGAGAAAGCGGCAATTCGCGGAAGGGGTTTCCTGA
- a CDS encoding ArsR/SmtB family transcription factor, which translates to MPTAFTDEQNHFPGLSRIGALLADPGRAAMLWSLMDGSARPAGELTMIAGLSPSAASAHLARLTDGGLLALEVRGRHRYFRIASPDIAASIEALANVAQVSAPQRAVPRPVRTVPVDMRYARTCYDHMAGELSVRVFERLVGRGLLTLHGSSLEATADGAARFAEWGIDLSAQKSRRRRFACTCPDWSERRPHLGGALGAALLESWSAHGWVERTERPRILRITPAGHRHFDTFLAA; encoded by the coding sequence ATGCCCACCGCCTTCACGGACGAACAGAACCACTTCCCCGGCTTGAGCCGAATTGGCGCGCTGCTCGCCGACCCCGGCCGCGCCGCGATGCTGTGGTCGCTGATGGACGGCAGCGCCCGCCCGGCGGGTGAGCTGACAATGATCGCCGGACTCTCGCCGTCGGCGGCCAGCGCGCATCTGGCGCGTCTGACTGACGGCGGTTTGCTCGCGCTCGAAGTACGCGGCCGGCATCGCTATTTCCGGATCGCCTCGCCGGATATCGCCGCGTCCATCGAAGCGCTCGCCAACGTCGCGCAGGTCAGCGCGCCGCAACGAGCCGTGCCGCGTCCGGTACGCACTGTGCCGGTCGACATGCGCTACGCCCGCACCTGCTACGACCATATGGCCGGCGAACTGTCGGTGCGGGTGTTCGAGCGGCTGGTTGGGCGCGGCCTGCTGACGCTGCACGGCTCGTCGCTCGAAGCCACTGCCGACGGAGCCGCCCGTTTCGCCGAGTGGGGCATCGACCTGTCCGCCCAGAAGAGCCGCCGGCGCCGCTTCGCCTGCACCTGTCCCGACTGGAGCGAGCGGCGTCCGCACCTGGGCGGCGCGCTCGGGGCCGCGCTGCTCGAGTCGTGGTCGGCGCATGGCTGGGTCGAGCGCACCGAGCGACCCCGGATCTTGCGCATCACCCCGGCAGGCCACCGCCATTTCGACACGTTTCTGGCTGCTTGA